ACGCGGTAATCGCGGTGGTGTACTTTGTGATCACCTTCGTGCTGACCCGGCTGGTACGCCTGCTCGAGGCGCGGCTGTCGCGCGGGCGGGTGAGGCCCCAGACCTCGAGCCGACGCGTGATCTGAGCATGCCAGTCGGCGCGCGGGGCTTCCATCCCGAAGCCCTGCGCGTTTACGGGGATAACGCCCGCAGCGGCCTTAACGCTCGTTGTGCTCGAGCAGCCGGTGCAGTGCGCGGTGAAAATCCTGCGCGCCGTCGCCCGCCAGGACCGAGAGCATCTCTTCTTCCATGCGCTGCACGCGGGGCTCGAGGTCGCGCAGCAGCGCTTGTCCCGACGGGGTGAGCTGCAAGAGCTTGCGGCGGGCATCCGCAGGGTCGCGCTCGGAGGCCAGCAGGCCCTTGCGCTCGAGCCGGCGGGCGATGTCAGCGGTGGTGTTCTTGTCCAGACGCATCAGCTGACCGACCCGCCCCTGCTCGAGGCCGGGACAACGATCCAAGACGCGCAGCAGCCCGAACTGTGGACTGGTGATGTCTGCCGAGACCTGGTGCTGCCAGCGGGCGGCGTGGGCCTGCAGCAGGCGGCGCATCAGGTGCCAGGGTACGTCCAGGCCTATCCGGCGGAGGTCTTCGAGGGACACGGTCATAGGAACGGCTTGATTATAAACGATACGTATACGTACAATATCCGGTCGGCGCTCGTGTGCCTTCGAAAGGATCCGCTGTCATGACCCGAATCGACAACTCCCGGCTGACCCTGTTGCTGATCGCCTCACTGACGGTGATGTCCGGCGCCATCATCGCGCCCGGCCTGCCCGCCATGCGCGCCCACTTCGCCGCCGAACCCCACGCCGACGTCCTGGTCCGGCTGGTGCTCACCATCGTCGGGCTCGCCATTGCCCTGACCGCGCCCCTGATCGGCTGGCTGCTCGACCGCGTCGGGCGCCGGCCGGTGCTGATTGCCGGCCTGGTGCTCTACACCCTGTCCGGAGCCAGCGGCCTGATCGCCCAGACCCTGCCGCAGGTCATGGTCGGACGCCTGATCTTGGGTGTCGCGGTCGCGGCCCTGATGACCGCCGGAAGCGCCTTGGCCTCGGACCTGTTCCACGGACGCGAGCGCGCCCGCTTTCTCAGCCAGCAATCAGCGTTCACCAACCTGGGTGGCGTGGTCTTCATTCCGCTCGCCGGCCTGCTGGCCACGCTCAGCTGGCGCGCCCCCTTCATCGCCTACCTGTTGCCGCTGCTGCTGCTGCCCCTGACCCTGGCCCTGCCACGCCACACGCACGTGACACCGGATCCTGCCCGGCCCGCCCAGACGGACCGCATTCCCTGGAATGCGATCCTGATCGGTTACGCCACGGCGTTCCTCTACATGCTGGTCTTTTACCTGATTCCATCGCAGCTGCCGTTCCGGCTGGCCGAACTCGGAGCGAACTCGACGTCCAGCGGTCTGCTGCTGGGCACGGGCACCCTGGCAGGCGGCATCACCGGCCTCGCCTACGCGCGCTTTGCCGGCCGTCTCGTCCCCACCCGCGCCGCCGGGCTGGGCCTGCTGCTGCTGGCCACGGGCTGGTTCATCATCCACCTCGCCCCCACCCTGCCGCTCACCCTGCTCGGCCTGATCGTCGGCAGCATCGGCGGCGGCATCACCTTGCCCAACATCAACACCTGGATTGCGCACCTCGCTCCTCCGCACGCCCGGGGCCGTGTGCTGGCCGGACTGACCAGCAGTACTTTCCTGGCCCAGTTCCTCTCGCCCCTGGCCGCCGCTCCGCTGATCGCCGCCGGAGGCATTCCGCACGCCTTCACCTTCGGCACCCTGCTGGCCCTGGCCCTGGCGGCCACCTTGCTGCTGCTCCCCGAACACGTCAGCAGCGGAAGGCGGCAGTCAGGGGCGGTCCTCGAGGCTGCCGCAGACTGATCCGAGCACTCCGGCCTCCGGGCAGGCAGCGCATCCCCACCGAGCGGGACGGCGCCGGGCCGTCCCGCTCGTGCGTCTGGCAGGTCGTTCGGTCGCAGTCCGGTCAGGGCCAGCTCAGGGCTCGCCCATCTGCAACACCCGAGCCTCGGTCACCCCGATACGCCCGGTCAGGTTCGGTACGAAAGCCGCGATCTGTTCACGGTACCCCTCGAGCCAGCCCCGGACCTCGAGGGTGGTCCAGCGCTGCAGCCACGTCCAGGCGACCTCCTCCTGCCCCAGCAAGGCGGCGTTGACCAGGTAACCGAGCGCACCTGCCCGCGCCGCCTGAGCGTCCCTGGCGAGGTAGGCGGCGTAGGCATTCGAACGCTGGGCGCGCATGGCCGCTTCAGGACCGTTGGCGGCAAAGCGGGAGGTGGCGTTGACGAAACGGCCCTGCGCCTCGTCCCAGGCCAGCACCATCACCGCGTTTGGGGCGACGGCACGGGCAAGGTCCGTAAATTCAGCCGGGGCGTACACCACCGCCTCGGGAACCCCGTCGCCGTCCAGGTCCCGCAGGCCCATCACTCCCGCCTGATCGCCACCGAACACCAGACGGTTGCGCAGCACGCCACCTTGGCGGGTAAACACGAAATCCCGCAGGCAGCAACCGTTGCCTCCACTCGTTGCCTGTACCCACAGGGCGTCGGTGCCGCTCCACTTCACCAGGGCCACCCGGTAGTCATACGCCCCCTCGAGGGTCACGGCGTCCTCGGTATGGGAAGCAATGACCAGTTGGCGACTCGCGTCGCTCACCGGGCGATTCACCACCGAGACCCCCTGCCACAGGTAGGTCCGGCTGACGCCACCGGTTAGGGGCGGTGCCACCTGCGCCAGTTCCGCGAAGGTCGCGGCGGGCAAGCCATGCGCCCCCTTTGTCTGCTCCGAAGCGGGCGCATGGGGCACGGGGCTCTTCCCCGGCGACGACGTCTGGGCCAGGGCAGCGGAAAAGGCGGTCAGCAGGGCGAGCACAGGCAAACGTGCGGTCATGGGGCCTCCTTACAAGACGGCTTGCGCCATCGAACGAGAACTTCCTGCGACAACAGCTGCAGCCCGGTTCACGAACCGGCTGTTTTATTATTCGGCATTTCCTGGTCGTGTCTCCGTACCTCACGCCCGTACCCGTTCTTGGGCCCGCCACGGGCTGCTCCGCACGTTAAGCTGACGCATGTATCCCGAATGGACCGAAGGCCCCTACACCATCAGCAGCGACCCCGCCCGCCTGGACCTCACGGTGGTTCACGGCTACCTGTCACGTTCGTACTGGGCCCAGAACATCCCGTTCGAACGGGTGGAGCGCGCCGCTAAACACTCGCTGTGTTTTGGCATTTACGGACCTGAGGGACAGGTGGGGTTTGCACGGGTCATCAGCGACCGCGCGACCTTCGCTTACCTCGCCGATGTGTTCGTCCTCGAGGAAGCGCGCGGGCAGGGGCTCTCCAAGTTCCTGATGCGCTGCGTCCTGGCGCACCCCGAGTTGCAGGGGCTGCGCCGCTGGATGCTGATGACCCAAGACGCGCACGGGCTGTACCGCCAGTTTGGCTTTACCGAACTGGCCTACCCGGAGCGGGGCATGGAGATCTCAAGACCCGGGTTGTATCTCGATCGCTCCGCTCAGTAGCGCGCCCAGATCGCTTGCACTCCGGCCTGAACGCCGCAGACTCACCGTTCAGGCCAATTTCATAGAGTTTCTACTAACTTGGACCTGCCAGGCAAAAACAATGCTGTGGGTATGAAAAATGTCTGGTCAGGAGGAATTCATGAAAACTGCAGGAAAGCTGTGGCTTGCTGTTCTCGGACTGAGTTTACCGCTCGCTGCCCGTGCAGCCGTGGGCTCGGACTGGTGCCCGAAGCGCCACGTGGTCGACGCTGGGCTCAACATCTACCGGTGTTCGTTCGCTGCGCAGGACTGTTGGTACCAAAACGCCACCCAGATTGCGTGCGCCAAGAACTGACCCGGAGTTGTACATAACCCGAGTGGGCTGGCGAAGCAGCAGTTCCCGTTCGCAAGCGCACGGCCTTACCGATGTACGGGCTTCTCGGCTCAGCCCCCTGCGACCGCTCCCACCCTTATCCTGAGATCGTTCAGGCTTCGGGTGGGAGCGGTCGCACGACCCGTCGGGCCTCCTCGAGGAAAGCCGCCAGTAACGGAGCGTGAGCGCGCCTGGGGTGTGCCAGGCCCAGGCCCGTGTCAAAACCCGGACGAATCAGCGGGCGCGCGACCGCACCGACTGGCAGGATGTGCTCGACCGAGGCCGGAATCACCGACACGCCCAGACCTCCGGCCACCAGTCCCATCACGGTGGAGAGCCGCACGGCCTCCTGCACCACCTTGGGCGTGAACCCGGCGCGCTGACAGGCACGGATCACCGCTCCGGCATAGGCCGGTTCCCTCGAGGGCAGCACGAAACCCTCGGGGGCCAGGTCCGCAAGGCTCAGCGCGTGACGCTCGGCCAGCGGATGCCGCGCCGGGAGCAGCACGGCGGGCGGCTCGGTCCACAAGGCGGCCATGCCCAACTGCGGGGCCTCGGCGGGCAACAGCACGAAGCCTGCGTCCAGGTGGCCCGAGCGCACGCCAGCGGTCACCTCGAGGCTGGAAAGGTCGTGCAAGGTCACTTTGGCTTCGGGGTAAGGGACTTGCAGGTGCGCGATCAGCACCGAAAGCTGCTCCCAGGTCATGGGCAGGGTAAAGCCGACCTCGAGGCGGCCGGTTTCACCGCGTGCGGCGCGGCGCGCGTGGCGCGCTGCCGTCTCGGCGCGTTCGAGCAGCGCGCGCGCTTCGGGCAGCAGCGCACGTCCGGCCTCGGTGAGCTCGACCCGCTGGGTGGAACGCCGGAACAGCCGCACACCCAGGTCATCCTCGAGGGCGCGCATCTGACGGCTGAGCGGGGGCTGGGTGAGCCCGAGGCGCTCGGCGGCCCGCCCGAAGTGCAGTTCTTCGGCCAGGGCCACGAAGTAGCGCAGCTGCTTCAGCTCCACACCCCAGCTTAATACCGTTTCGGTATGAAAGTCGACGGTTTCAGCGCTTGAGCAGGCGGGTACCCCCGCTTCTATAATGAACATGTCCGCAGGCTCTGAGCCTGCTCTCCTTCCTTTTCAACCCCCAGCTGCCGTCCGGTGCCCGACGCCGGACCGCCCTTCTTTGTTCAGGAGTTCCCTATGCGACATCCGCAACCTGCCGGTCTGATCGCCATCGCCCTGGCCGTATGCGTGGCCTTTATCGGGATCGGCATCGTGGAACCGATCCTGCCGGTCATCGCCGCTCAGCTGGGAGCGAGCCACGCCTCGGTCTCGTGGCTGTTCTCGAGCTACATCCTGGCCATGTCCCTCACCATGCTGGTTGCCGGGCCGCTGATCGAGCGCTTCGGGCCCCGGTGGATCATCGGAGCAGCGCTGGGACTGGTCACGCTGTTCGCGCTGCTCACCAGCCTCGCCAGCACCATCCCGGCACTCACCGCCTTGC
The nucleotide sequence above comes from Deinobacterium chartae. Encoded proteins:
- a CDS encoding MarR family winged helix-turn-helix transcriptional regulator, whose product is MTVSLEDLRRIGLDVPWHLMRRLLQAHAARWQHQVSADITSPQFGLLRVLDRCPGLEQGRVGQLMRLDKNTTADIARRLERKGLLASERDPADARRKLLQLTPSGQALLRDLEPRVQRMEEEMLSVLAGDGAQDFHRALHRLLEHNER
- a CDS encoding MFS transporter, with amino-acid sequence MTRIDNSRLTLLLIASLTVMSGAIIAPGLPAMRAHFAAEPHADVLVRLVLTIVGLAIALTAPLIGWLLDRVGRRPVLIAGLVLYTLSGASGLIAQTLPQVMVGRLILGVAVAALMTAGSALASDLFHGRERARFLSQQSAFTNLGGVVFIPLAGLLATLSWRAPFIAYLLPLLLLPLTLALPRHTHVTPDPARPAQTDRIPWNAILIGYATAFLYMLVFYLIPSQLPFRLAELGANSTSSGLLLGTGTLAGGITGLAYARFAGRLVPTRAAGLGLLLLATGWFIIHLAPTLPLTLLGLIVGSIGGGITLPNINTWIAHLAPPHARGRVLAGLTSSTFLAQFLSPLAAAPLIAAGGIPHAFTFGTLLALALAATLLLLPEHVSSGRRQSGAVLEAAAD
- a CDS encoding GNAT family N-acetyltransferase, which gives rise to MYPEWTEGPYTISSDPARLDLTVVHGYLSRSYWAQNIPFERVERAAKHSLCFGIYGPEGQVGFARVISDRATFAYLADVFVLEEARGQGLSKFLMRCVLAHPELQGLRRWMLMTQDAHGLYRQFGFTELAYPERGMEISRPGLYLDRSAQ
- a CDS encoding LysR substrate-binding domain-containing protein, whose translation is MELKQLRYFVALAEELHFGRAAERLGLTQPPLSRQMRALEDDLGVRLFRRSTQRVELTEAGRALLPEARALLERAETAARHARRAARGETGRLEVGFTLPMTWEQLSVLIAHLQVPYPEAKVTLHDLSSLEVTAGVRSGHLDAGFVLLPAEAPQLGMAALWTEPPAVLLPARHPLAERHALSLADLAPEGFVLPSREPAYAGAVIRACQRAGFTPKVVQEAVRLSTVMGLVAGGLGVSVIPASVEHILPVGAVARPLIRPGFDTGLGLAHPRRAHAPLLAAFLEEARRVVRPLPPEA